A window of the Henckelia pumila isolate YLH828 chromosome 3, ASM3356847v2, whole genome shotgun sequence genome harbors these coding sequences:
- the LOC140892625 gene encoding uncharacterized protein — MVAKSCFLLFLSLVFFSFFTSASSLSITKSDLSALRQIKNSLTDVPSSSAAARFFSTWDFSAADPCTTFAGVTCFSSRVTVLSLGTGLSDSPGLAGTLSPAIAKLTELNQLILFSGIVTGPIPFRLGNLHNLKVISLTNNRLNGEIPAAIFNLPNLHTLDLSHNQLSGRIPAAIPASNHLKVLILSNNELFGNLPSTIWDQLLHLDFSNNHFTGTLPEKMPSELRYLSMSNNHLWGPIDGLESLSELSYLDLSMNRLSGPIPNSLFRPRITSMLLQRNNLSGGVPQSPPWSYGVGSTVDLSHNFLTGELTPALIGVETLFLNNNRLSGQVPEGYVQSVKSATMKTLYLQHNYVTGFPIEDGYVLPETTAVCLSYNCMASPPLGMAACPASAGDQPSRPAYQCAEFHNRSSSSLV, encoded by the coding sequence ATGGTGGCAAAATCATGCTTTCTTTTGTTTCTTTCGCTTGTTTTCTTCTCCTTTTTCACATCAGCATCGTCCCTTTCCATCACCAAATCTGATCTCTCCGCATTGCGTCAAATCAAGAACAGCCTCACCGACGTTCCCTCCTCCTCCGCCGCCGCACGCTTCTTCTCCACCTGGGACTTCTCCGCCGCAGACCCTTGCACCACCTTCGCCGGAGTCACTTGTTTCTCCTCCAGAGTCACCGTCCTCTCTCTCGGCACCGGCCTCTCAGACTCACCTGGCTTAGCCGGAACGCTTTCCCCCGCCATCGCCAAGCTCACCGAGCTCAACCAGCTCATTCTCTTCTCCGGCATTGTCACAGGTCCCATCCCTTTCCGTCTCGGTAACCTCCACAACCTTAAAGTCATCTCTCTCACCAACAACCGCTTGAACGGAGAAATCCCAGCCGCCATTTTCAACCTACCCAATCTCCACACCCTCGATCTCAGCCACAACCAGCTCTCAGGCCGTATCCCCGCCGCCATCCCCGCTTCAAACCATTTAAAGGTACTCATTTTATCCAACAACGAACTCTTCGGAAACCTTCCCTCCACCATCTGGGATCAACTCCTCCACCTGGATTTCAGCAACAACCACTTCACCGGGACGTTGCCGGAGAAAATGCCGTCGGAGCTCCGCTACCTCTCGATGTCGAATAACCACCTGTGGGGCCCGATCGACGGCCTTGAATCGCTGTCCGAGTTATCGTACTTGGACTTGAGCATGAACCGGTTGAGCGGGCCCATCCCGAACTCCCTGTTTCGGCCCCGTATCACATCAATGCTCCTCCAACGGAACAATTTATCAGGAGGGGTCCCACAATCCCCGCCGTGGAGTTATGGGGTGGGGTCCACCGTGGACCTGAGTCACAATTTTTTGACAGGAGAATTAACTCCGGCTTTAATTGGAGTCGAGACCCTCTTCCTCAACAACAATCGCCTCAGCGGCCAAGTTCCCGAGGGATACGTGCAGAGCGTAAAGTCTGCCACTATGAAGACATTGTACTTGCAGCACAATTACGTCACGGGATTCCCCATAGAAGACGGATACGTCTTGCCGGAAACCACCGCCGTTTGCTTGTCATACAACTGCATGGCCTCGCCGCCGCTCGGGATGGCCGCGTGCCCCGCCAGCGCCGGGGACCAGCCCTCCAGGCCTGCCTACCAATGTGCGGAGTTTCATAATCGGAgctcttcttctttggtttga